Proteins from one Prosthecobacter sp. genomic window:
- a CDS encoding nucleoside monophosphate kinase — protein sequence MQRYTAILLFGPPGSGKGTQGKALGSLPGFFHCSCGDVFRAMDVRTELGRAFLEYSGKGQLVPDEITIKLWLARIKSCVTTRAIKPDMDRLVLDGIPRNPHQAELMDAMVDVEHVFHLSGVPRDEIALRLKKRALKDNRLDDASDAVVKRRLEVYEAESIELLNHYPPERITHVNATQPPHVVLNDIFKTVIEAEKQFA from the coding sequence ATGCAAAGATACACCGCCATTCTTCTTTTTGGGCCTCCCGGCAGTGGCAAGGGAACTCAGGGCAAGGCTCTCGGCTCGCTCCCCGGCTTCTTCCATTGCTCCTGTGGTGATGTCTTCCGCGCCATGGACGTGCGTACGGAACTGGGTCGTGCCTTCCTTGAATACTCCGGCAAGGGACAACTCGTGCCAGATGAGATCACGATCAAGCTCTGGCTGGCACGGATTAAGAGCTGTGTGACAACACGGGCCATAAAACCGGACATGGACAGACTTGTCCTGGATGGCATTCCGCGCAATCCGCATCAGGCGGAACTCATGGATGCCATGGTCGATGTGGAGCATGTTTTCCATCTCAGCGGAGTGCCGCGCGATGAGATCGCTCTGCGGCTGAAGAAACGCGCGCTCAAGGACAACCGCCTGGACGATGCCAGCGATGCGGTGGTGAAGCGTCGCCTCGAAGTCTATGAGGCCGAGTCCATCGAGTTGCTGAATCACTATCCACCAGAGCGCATCACTCATGTGAACGCCACTCAGCCACCGCATGTCGTTCTCAACGACATTTTCAAAACCGTCATCGAGGCGGAGAAACAGTTCGCCTAG